In the genome of Paracoccus tegillarcae, one region contains:
- a CDS encoding glutathione S-transferase family protein gives MSRDPVTIVTYDWVPEFPRGYVRDMRPRWTAEEAGIPYKIETVPLNDKTPGHLAIQPFHQVPILKDGDLTLFESGAMALHLADGQPELMPEDRTGRARVNQWVIAALNSVELPVMAWIIAAAFDKDDRAAANANDRLQPRLAQLADVLDGKDWLLGDRFSVADIIMVEVLRPAADEGALADHPVLLDYIARAKARPAFQRAHADQMAHWQAAEAERTNA, from the coding sequence ATGAGCCGTGATCCCGTCACCATCGTCACCTATGATTGGGTGCCGGAATTCCCGCGCGGCTATGTCCGCGACATGCGCCCGCGCTGGACGGCGGAAGAGGCTGGCATTCCCTACAAGATCGAAACCGTGCCGCTGAACGACAAAACGCCCGGACATCTGGCAATCCAGCCCTTTCATCAGGTGCCTATCCTGAAAGATGGCGATCTGACCCTGTTCGAAAGCGGTGCGATGGCGCTGCATCTGGCCGACGGGCAACCGGAGCTGATGCCCGAAGACCGCACCGGCCGGGCGCGGGTCAACCAATGGGTCATTGCCGCGCTGAACAGTGTCGAACTGCCCGTCATGGCCTGGATCATCGCCGCTGCCTTTGACAAGGACGACAGGGCCGCGGCCAACGCCAATGACCGTCTGCAACCGCGCCTTGCACAGCTTGCCGATGTGCTCGATGGCAAGGACTGGCTGCTGGGCGACCGCTTTTCGGTTGCCGATATCATCATGGTCGAGGTGCTGCGCCCTGCCGCCGATGAGGGCGCTTTGGCCGATCATCCGGTGCTGCTGGATTACATCGCGCGGGCCAAGGCGCGCCCGGCGTTTCAACGCGCCCATGCTGACCAGATGGCGCATTGGCAGGCCGCAGAAGCAGAAAGGACAAACGCATGA
- a CDS encoding VOC family protein, which translates to MAKQHGSPCWYELATGKGQLAHAGTFYTKVLGWEVDDSGMPDFTYHLAKSDGDMVAGLMEMPDDVCGMPPLWMVYFVVDDADKAVADIKAAGGQVHRDVQVIPNTGRFALLADPQGAGFCILEPEPMPDDGQGNAFDQDKTGHGNWHELMSTDPAAGFDFYSKIFGWQKSEAMDMGEMGTYQLFSHDGADIGGMMGLGNSPVPTWLAYFGVNGVEPAITRIKDGGGTVHHGPVEVPGGAFIAIAQDPQGAWFAVVGPKETTA; encoded by the coding sequence ATGGCTAAGCAACATGGCAGCCCCTGCTGGTACGAATTGGCGACAGGCAAAGGACAGCTTGCCCATGCGGGCACATTCTACACCAAGGTTCTGGGCTGGGAAGTCGACGATTCCGGCATGCCCGACTTTACCTATCATCTGGCGAAATCAGATGGCGACATGGTCGCCGGGCTGATGGAGATGCCCGATGATGTATGCGGCATGCCGCCCTTATGGATGGTCTATTTCGTCGTCGATGACGCCGACAAGGCCGTGGCTGATATCAAGGCGGCGGGCGGTCAGGTGCATCGCGATGTGCAGGTGATCCCCAATACCGGCCGCTTCGCCTTGCTGGCCGATCCGCAGGGCGCAGGTTTTTGCATCCTTGAACCCGAACCGATGCCCGATGACGGGCAAGGCAACGCGTTTGATCAGGACAAGACCGGGCACGGCAACTGGCACGAGTTGATGTCGACCGATCCCGCTGCCGGGTTCGATTTTTATTCCAAGATCTTCGGCTGGCAGAAATCAGAGGCCATGGATATGGGTGAGATGGGTACATACCAGCTGTTTTCCCATGATGGCGCGGATATCGGCGGGATGATGGGCCTGGGCAATTCGCCCGTGCCAACGTGGCTGGCCTATTTCGGCGTGAACGGCGTTGAACCGGCCATTACCCGCATCAAGGATGGCGGCGGCACGGTGCATCACGGCCCGGTCGAGGTTCCCGGCGGCGCCTTCATCGCCATCGCCCAGGACCCGCAAGGCGCGTGGTTCGCCGTGGTCGGTCCGAAGGAAACCACAGCATGA
- a CDS encoding DUF1428 domain-containing protein — translation MTYYSGLLAAVPTANKDAYIQHAKAAWPMFKRHGATRMVESWGVDVPEGKVTGLPNAVQAKSDETVVFSWIEWPDKAAADAGWQKLMEDPDMANMAEMPFDGARMIFGGFEPAFEKGAVDGAGYIQGFALAVPEQKKDAYVDMAGMAWPTFKKGGALGTMEGWGVDVPHGKQTDFYRAAKAEDGEVPLFSWVAWPDRATCDAAAKMMEAEMEGREMPEMPFDGMRMMWGGFERLLDLS, via the coding sequence ATGACCTATTATTCCGGCTTGCTCGCGGCCGTCCCGACCGCCAACAAGGACGCCTATATCCAGCACGCAAAGGCCGCATGGCCGATGTTCAAACGCCACGGCGCGACCCGCATGGTCGAAAGCTGGGGCGTCGATGTGCCCGAGGGCAAGGTCACGGGACTGCCGAACGCGGTGCAGGCCAAGTCAGACGAAACAGTCGTGTTTTCCTGGATCGAGTGGCCCGACAAGGCCGCCGCCGATGCAGGATGGCAAAAGCTGATGGAAGATCCCGACATGGCCAATATGGCGGAAATGCCGTTCGACGGCGCCCGGATGATCTTTGGCGGCTTCGAGCCTGCCTTTGAAAAGGGCGCGGTCGATGGGGCGGGTTATATTCAGGGCTTTGCGCTGGCCGTGCCGGAGCAGAAAAAGGATGCCTATGTCGATATGGCGGGCATGGCCTGGCCGACCTTCAAGAAAGGCGGGGCGCTTGGCACGATGGAGGGATGGGGCGTCGACGTTCCGCATGGCAAGCAGACCGATTTCTACCGCGCCGCCAAGGCCGAGGATGGCGAAGTGCCGCTGTTCAGCTGGGTCGCATGGCCCGACCGTGCCACCTGCGACGCTGCCGCCAAGATGATGGAGGCCGAGATGGAGGGCAGGGAGATGCCCGAAATGCCCTTTGACGGCATGCGCATGATGTGGGGCGGGTTCGAGCGCCTGCTCGACCTATCCTGA
- a CDS encoding Rieske (2Fe-2S) protein, with the protein MAWTDYSSAPKPGTRVAALADIQGATTQMLVTDRGEFPMLLVRVGTKIHAYVNACPHQYLPLDYRGPQILTADGARLMCTGHGAQFEAATGEPLSGADCALDRVPLVIKDEAILIGED; encoded by the coding sequence ATGGCCTGGACCGATTACAGCAGCGCCCCGAAGCCTGGCACGCGCGTCGCGGCGCTGGCCGATATTCAGGGCGCGACCACGCAGATGTTGGTCACGGATCGCGGTGAATTCCCGATGCTGCTGGTCCGCGTGGGCACAAAGATCCACGCCTATGTCAACGCCTGCCCGCATCAATACCTGCCGCTGGACTACCGCGGTCCGCAGATCCTGACCGCCGACGGTGCGCGGCTGATGTGCACCGGCCACGGCGCGCAGTTCGAGGCCGCCACCGGCGAGCCGCTGTCAGGTGCCGATTGCGCGCTGGACCGGGTGCCGCTGGTCATCAAGGACGAGGCGATCCTGATCGGCGAGGATTGA
- the nth gene encoding endonuclease III, translated as MAKTKRLPPALPFADQVAIFSRLQAADPHPKTELAFSNPYTLVVAVALSAQSTDVGVNKATRALFAAADTPQKMLDLGLEAVTQNIRTIGLFRQKAKNVIALSRILVDDYGGEVPDSRAALIGLPGVGRKTANVVLNCAFGFPAQAVDTHIFRVGNRTRIAPGHDVDQVERAIEDNVPARFQQHAHHWLILHGRYICQARRPRCGICTLADLCPYEEKTE; from the coding sequence ATGGCCAAGACGAAACGATTGCCGCCCGCGCTGCCCTTTGCCGATCAGGTCGCGATCTTTTCGCGGCTTCAGGCGGCTGATCCGCATCCCAAGACCGAGTTGGCATTCTCCAATCCCTATACGCTGGTCGTGGCGGTGGCGCTGTCGGCGCAATCGACGGATGTGGGCGTGAACAAGGCAACGCGGGCGCTGTTTGCCGCCGCCGATACGCCGCAGAAGATGCTGGATCTCGGCCTTGAAGCCGTCACGCAGAATATCAGGACCATTGGTCTGTTCCGGCAGAAAGCCAAGAATGTCATCGCGCTGTCGCGCATACTGGTCGATGACTATGGCGGCGAGGTGCCCGACAGCCGCGCGGCCCTGATCGGACTGCCGGGCGTGGGCCGCAAGACTGCCAATGTCGTGTTGAACTGTGCCTTCGGTTTTCCCGCGCAGGCAGTCGATACCCATATCTTTCGCGTCGGCAATCGCACGCGCATCGCACCGGGCCACGATGTGGATCAGGTCGAGCGCGCCATCGAAGACAACGTTCCCGCCCGCTTTCAGCAGCATGCCCATCATTGGCTGATTCTGCACGGGCGCTATATCTGTCAGGCGCGACGGCCACGCTGCGGCATCTGCACGCTGGCCGATCTGTGCCCCTATGAGGAGAAGACCGAATGA
- a CDS encoding molecular chaperone DjiA produces the protein MMDQATTTPSAPELPKPRSFWQRIGDRLAAMLSPRRASVPPERSVAFTIAVIALGAKLAKADGAVVKAEVAAFRRIFVIPRAEEKNAARVFDLARQDVAGFDAWAKRIAAMFPPADPVLSDVIEGLFIIALADGEMHDAEVTFIDEVGRIFGMTQAQIATIRMRHDPNRGCPPCEVLGIAPDTPLPTARKRWRALILDAHPDRAIARGLPPEAIRLAEARTRRLNEAWNEFRGMQQANQT, from the coding sequence ATGATGGATCAGGCCACAACCACACCTTCGGCACCCGAATTACCCAAGCCGCGCAGCTTCTGGCAGCGAATCGGCGACCGATTGGCAGCGATGCTGTCGCCGCGCCGCGCCTCGGTGCCGCCCGAACGCTCGGTGGCCTTCACCATCGCGGTGATCGCGCTAGGAGCCAAGCTGGCCAAGGCAGATGGGGCAGTTGTGAAAGCCGAGGTCGCCGCCTTTCGCCGCATCTTCGTCATCCCGCGCGCCGAGGAAAAGAACGCGGCCCGCGTCTTTGACCTCGCCCGTCAGGATGTCGCAGGCTTTGATGCCTGGGCGAAACGGATCGCCGCGATGTTCCCGCCTGCGGATCCCGTCTTGTCCGACGTGATCGAAGGGCTGTTCATCATCGCGCTTGCCGATGGCGAGATGCATGATGCCGAGGTGACCTTCATCGATGAGGTCGGTCGCATCTTTGGCATGACGCAGGCACAGATCGCCACGATCAGAATGCGCCATGACCCCAACCGCGGGTGCCCGCCCTGCGAAGTGCTGGGGATCGCCCCGGACACGCCGCTGCCCACCGCACGCAAGCGGTGGCGCGCGCTGATCCTCGACGCCCATCCGGACCGCGCCATCGCGCGCGGCCTGCCACCCGAGGCCATCCGTCTGGCCGAGGCGCGGACCCGGCGGCTGAACGAGGCCTGGAACGAATTTCGCGGCATGCAGCAGGCAAACCAGACCTGA
- a CDS encoding alpha/beta fold hydrolase: protein MMAMAFAAPASADTARVDGHEVYYEIHGELAPGALPILLLHGGAMHIQSTFGTMIPELAADHPVIGVEQQGHGHTPLNDAPITLASMRSDTLGVLDALGVDKAHVVGFSAGGMLGLELAVNAPDRVASLTAISASQNLDGFLPEFAQMNRDPSFQLPPDMAALMPTEQEFTQMREDVAQMNPGGAEAAEQMFAKMGAFIGSDWGWSDDQLAAITAPAQILQGDTDFIRRDHALHLAATIPGAWLGILPDTTHGSITTHPALPGMILHRIETKDE from the coding sequence ATGATGGCGATGGCTTTCGCCGCGCCAGCTTCGGCCGACACGGCGCGCGTTGATGGACATGAGGTCTATTACGAAATCCACGGCGAACTGGCGCCGGGTGCGCTGCCCATCCTGCTGCTGCATGGCGGCGCGATGCATATCCAATCGACCTTCGGCACGATGATCCCGGAACTGGCCGCTGACCATCCGGTGATCGGGGTCGAACAGCAGGGCCACGGCCATACGCCCCTGAACGACGCCCCGATCACGCTGGCCAGCATGCGCAGCGATACGCTTGGCGTGCTGGACGCGCTTGGCGTGGATAAGGCGCATGTCGTTGGCTTTTCGGCGGGCGGCATGTTGGGGCTCGAACTGGCGGTAAACGCGCCCGACCGCGTCGCCAGCCTGACGGCCATTTCGGCCAGCCAGAACCTCGACGGCTTTCTGCCGGAATTTGCGCAGATGAACCGCGATCCCAGCTTTCAACTGCCGCCCGACATGGCCGCGCTGATGCCGACCGAGCAGGAATTCACCCAGATGCGGGAAGATGTTGCGCAGATGAACCCCGGCGGGGCCGAGGCCGCCGAGCAGATGTTTGCCAAGATGGGTGCCTTCATCGGCAGCGATTGGGGTTGGAGCGACGACCAGCTTGCCGCCATCACCGCGCCCGCGCAGATCCTTCAAGGCGATACCGACTTTATCCGCCGCGACCATGCGCTGCATCTGGCAGCCACCATCCCCGGCGCGTGGCTGGGCATCCTGCCTGACACCACCCATGGCAGTATCACCACACATCCGGCCCTGCCCGGCATGATCCTGCACCGTATCGAAACAAAGGACGAATGA
- a CDS encoding DinB family protein: protein MINPAFAQLMARYNHWQNDNLITCADALDDEARRQNRGAFFGSIEGTFSHLLWGDGIWLSRFCEDPPPPGDIPASTSMIEDWNVFREERMHMDRRILDWAENLSAAWLDGDLTWHSGALGRQVTRPRAELVVQFFNHQTHHRGQIHAMLTASGMRPGDTDVPFMPEIYAG from the coding sequence ATGATCAATCCTGCCTTCGCCCAATTGATGGCGCGCTACAATCACTGGCAGAACGACAACCTGATCACCTGCGCCGATGCGCTGGACGACGAGGCCCGCCGCCAGAACCGGGGGGCGTTCTTCGGCTCTATCGAAGGAACGTTTTCGCATCTTCTATGGGGTGACGGCATCTGGCTGAGCCGCTTTTGCGAAGATCCGCCTCCGCCTGGCGATATTCCCGCATCCACTTCGATGATCGAAGACTGGAACGTCTTTCGCGAAGAACGGATGCACATGGATCGCCGTATTCTCGACTGGGCAGAAAATCTGTCCGCCGCATGGCTTGACGGCGATCTGACCTGGCATTCAGGCGCCCTTGGCCGGCAGGTCACGCGCCCCCGGGCTGAACTGGTCGTGCAGTTTTTCAACCACCAGACCCATCATCGCGGGCAGATTCATGCTATGCTGACCGCATCCGGCATGCGTCCCGGCGATACCGATGTGCCGTTCATGCCGGAAATCTATGCCGGTTGA
- a CDS encoding adenosine kinase, translated as MTTPYVIGIGNAIMDVISPTDDDWLVRMGVQKGVMQLIERERSEYLMASQADDHGSGRSQARLAPGGSVANTLAGIGMLGLRTAFIGRVANDALGLSYAEQTEAAGTVFVNPPVAGDVLPTSRSIIFVTPDGERSMNTYLGISAELGTDDVNPAVFSGASFLFLEGYLFDKPAGMKAFLKAAQACHAAGGRAGIALSDPFCVDRHRQDFRHLVAGPMDYVIGNSHEWLSLYQTDDLEQALVQATADCGMVVCTRSGDDAILIRDGQRVEIPVQRVVPLDATGAGDQFAAGLIYGLAIGASLEEAGHMGVLAAAEVIMHVGPRPERDLREDFRAEGLI; from the coding sequence ATGACCACCCCTTATGTGATTGGCATCGGCAATGCGATCATGGACGTTATATCGCCTACGGATGATGACTGGCTGGTGCGCATGGGCGTGCAAAAGGGTGTCATGCAACTGATCGAGCGCGAGCGGTCTGAATATCTGATGGCCTCGCAGGCCGATGATCACGGCTCGGGGCGCTCGCAGGCGCGGCTGGCGCCCGGCGGATCGGTGGCCAACACCCTGGCCGGGATCGGGATGCTTGGCTTGCGGACGGCATTTATCGGCCGGGTGGCGAATGATGCGCTTGGGCTTTCCTATGCCGAACAGACCGAGGCGGCGGGCACTGTCTTTGTCAATCCGCCCGTTGCGGGCGACGTGCTGCCGACCAGCCGTTCGATCATTTTCGTGACCCCGGATGGCGAGCGTTCGATGAACACCTATCTTGGCATCTCGGCCGAATTGGGCACCGATGACGTCAATCCGGCGGTATTCAGCGGTGCAAGCTTTCTGTTTCTCGAGGGTTACCTGTTCGACAAGCCCGCCGGGATGAAGGCGTTTCTGAAAGCGGCGCAGGCCTGTCACGCGGCCGGAGGCAGGGCCGGGATCGCCCTGTCGGATCCGTTCTGCGTTGACCGTCATCGTCAGGATTTTCGCCATCTCGTCGCCGGCCCGATGGATTATGTGATCGGCAATTCTCATGAGTGGCTGTCGCTGTATCAGACGGATGATCTGGAGCAGGCACTGGTTCAGGCCACCGCCGATTGCGGCATGGTCGTGTGCACACGCTCGGGGGATGACGCGATCCTGATCCGCGACGGGCAGCGCGTCGAGATCCCGGTCCAGCGGGTGGTGCCGCTGGACGCGACCGGCGCGGGCGATCAGTTTGCCGCCGGGCTGATCTATGGGCTGGCCATCGGAGCGTCGCTGGAAGAGGCGGGCCACATGGGCGTCCTGGCGGCGGCCGAGGTGATCATGCATGTCGGGCCACGCCCCGAGCGCGATCTGCGCGAGGATTTTCGGGCCGAGGGTCTGATCTGA
- the hppD gene encoding 4-hydroxyphenylpyruvate dioxygenase, producing MGPFPHNAPKATISDANPAGTDGFEFVEYAHPQPEVLDKIFRQMGFTPVAKHKTKNITLYRQGDINYLLNADADGHAAQFVKDHGPCAPAMAWRVVDAQHALKRAIELGATEYTGPGKSLDVPAVIGIGGSLLYFVDTYGKDGSAYEADFDWLGEANPRPEGFGFFYLDHLTHNVIRGNMDTWYKFYHDVFNFREIKFFDIKGKQTGLTSRALTSPDGKIRIPINESADENSQIEEYLREYKGEGIQHIAIASDDIYAGTDHIADAGMEFMPGPPATYYEMSHKRVTDHEEPIERMKKHGILIDGEGVVGGGETRILLQIFSKTVIGPIFFEFIQRKGDDGFGEGNFRALFESIEEDQVRRGVLKAEPAE from the coding sequence ATGGGACCTTTCCCGCATAACGCCCCGAAAGCCACGATCAGCGACGCCAACCCCGCTGGCACCGACGGATTCGAGTTCGTCGAATATGCTCATCCGCAGCCCGAAGTGCTGGATAAGATCTTCCGCCAGATGGGATTTACCCCGGTTGCCAAGCACAAGACCAAGAACATCACGCTCTATCGTCAGGGCGATATCAACTATTTGCTGAACGCCGATGCGGACGGCCATGCCGCGCAATTCGTGAAGGATCACGGTCCCTGCGCGCCTGCAATGGCTTGGCGCGTCGTCGATGCGCAGCACGCGCTGAAGCGCGCGATTGAACTGGGTGCCACGGAATATACCGGGCCCGGCAAGTCGCTGGACGTCCCGGCGGTGATCGGGATCGGCGGCTCGCTGCTGTATTTCGTCGATACCTACGGCAAGGATGGCAGCGCTTATGAGGCTGATTTCGACTGGCTGGGCGAGGCGAACCCGCGGCCTGAGGGCTTTGGTTTCTTCTACCTCGACCACCTGACCCATAACGTCATTCGCGGTAATATGGACACCTGGTACAAGTTCTACCACGACGTGTTCAACTTCCGCGAAATCAAGTTCTTTGACATCAAGGGCAAGCAGACCGGCCTGACCAGCCGCGCGCTGACCAGCCCCGATGGCAAGATCCGCATTCCGATTAATGAAAGCGCGGATGAGAACAGCCAGATCGAGGAATATCTGCGCGAATACAAGGGCGAGGGCATCCAGCACATCGCCATCGCCAGCGATGATATCTATGCCGGCACCGATCACATCGCCGATGCCGGGATGGAGTTCATGCCCGGACCGCCCGCGACCTATTACGAGATGTCGCACAAGCGCGTCACCGACCATGAAGAACCGATCGAGCGGATGAAAAAGCACGGCATTCTGATCGACGGCGAAGGTGTCGTGGGTGGCGGTGAGACCCGCATCCTGCTGCAGATCTTCTCGAAAACGGTCATCGGGCCGATCTTTTTCGAGTTCATTCAGCGGAAGGGTGATGACGGCTTTGGCGAAGGCAACTTCCGCGCCCTGTTTGAATCGATCGAGGAAGATCAGGTTCGCCGTGGCGTGCTCAAGGCAGAGCCCGCCGAATAA
- a CDS encoding VOC family protein: MSNATDPRIRTCLWMEKDGETAAQFYTSLIPGSAMQDQDRFKGGDTPAMVVNFHLGGTPYMILNGGPHFTLSPAASIMVLTDDQAETDRLWDALTADGGQESQCGWLIDPWGLSWQITPREVMQMNFSDDPEASERARQAMYQMKKLDIAVMRAAFEGKT; this comes from the coding sequence ATGAGCAACGCAACCGATCCGCGTATCCGCACCTGCCTGTGGATGGAAAAGGATGGAGAGACGGCGGCGCAGTTCTACACCTCGCTGATCCCCGGCAGCGCCATGCAGGATCAGGATCGCTTCAAGGGGGGCGACACCCCGGCAATGGTGGTCAATTTCCACCTCGGCGGCACGCCCTACATGATCCTGAATGGCGGGCCGCATTTCACGCTGTCGCCTGCGGCATCGATCATGGTCCTGACCGACGATCAGGCCGAAACCGACCGGCTGTGGGATGCGCTGACGGCCGATGGCGGGCAGGAAAGCCAATGCGGCTGGCTGATCGACCCTTGGGGCCTGTCATGGCAGATCACCCCGCGCGAAGTGATGCAGATGAATTTTTCCGATGATCCGGAGGCATCCGAACGCGCAAGGCAAGCCATGTATCAGATGAAGAAACTGGACATCGCCGTGATGCGCGCGGCGTTCGAGGGCAAGACGTGA
- a CDS encoding winged helix-turn-helix transcriptional regulator, whose product MTKQGDTPRIRYDEGCLAAHALNVIGDRWALLVARELLFAPKRFQAIRAGLPGITAGVLTQRLAQLTEAGVVTHDPALGIYGLTPSGQALHPVLIALCHWGSQHDGHDPRRFISPTALMISMTAKIDHAAARGTGLTAAFDMGREGFVMRIAQDGSALVAPSQQPEGDFLLRGTGNNLAVAVYGPVPIARLAQGEAVALAGDAGAAQRFIDLFSLRNDI is encoded by the coding sequence ATGACTAAGCAAGGCGATACTCCGCGCATCCGCTATGACGAGGGCTGTTTGGCGGCCCACGCGCTGAATGTGATCGGCGATCGGTGGGCGTTGCTGGTCGCGCGCGAATTGCTGTTTGCGCCCAAGCGATTTCAGGCGATCCGGGCGGGGCTGCCCGGCATTACGGCGGGGGTGTTGACGCAGCGTTTGGCGCAACTGACCGAGGCTGGCGTCGTCACCCATGATCCGGCGCTTGGGATTTACGGGCTGACACCGTCGGGTCAGGCGCTGCATCCGGTGCTGATCGCGCTGTGCCATTGGGGCAGTCAGCATGATGGCCACGATCCGCGCCGGTTCATCAGTCCGACAGCGCTGATGATTTCCATGACGGCCAAGATCGACCACGCGGCGGCGCGAGGGACGGGCCTGACCGCCGCCTTCGATATGGGGCGCGAGGGGTTTGTGATGCGGATCGCGCAGGATGGATCGGCGCTGGTTGCACCCAGCCAACAGCCCGAGGGCGATTTTCTGCTGCGAGGCACGGGCAACAACCTGGCCGTCGCGGTTTATGGTCCCGTGCCCATTGCGCGGCTGGCGCAGGGCGAGGCTGTGGCGCTGGCTGGCGATGCGGGCGCGGCACAGCGCTTCATCGATCTTTTCAGCCTGCGCAACGACATCTAG
- a CDS encoding YceI family protein: protein MMLYRVILAAALAASPVLAENQQTDAETIAPADVPRGQSDYHAAAAGQYRMDPLHTAVLVRVPHMNFSISVLRFNEVAATLDWNPDSPATSQLDATVQMESISTPAPGFADFLYGADYLNTAQFPEATFRSTDFAAESDTAGTVTGDLTIMGQTNPATFDVTLVGAGRGYAGDEAGNPFITDLIGMTAVTTIDPQAYGLNAFFTDPIDIQIDGEFGVHP, encoded by the coding sequence ATGATGCTTTACCGCGTGATCCTTGCCGCCGCGCTGGCGGCCTCGCCCGTGCTTGCCGAAAACCAGCAAACCGACGCCGAGACTATCGCACCGGCAGACGTGCCACGCGGCCAGTCCGATTATCACGCAGCCGCTGCCGGGCAGTACCGGATGGACCCGTTGCACACGGCGGTTCTGGTGCGCGTGCCGCATATGAATTTCTCGATCAGCGTGCTGCGATTCAACGAGGTCGCCGCCACGCTGGACTGGAACCCCGACAGCCCCGCCACCAGCCAACTGGATGCCACCGTGCAGATGGAATCGATCAGCACACCAGCGCCGGGCTTTGCCGATTTCCTTTACGGCGCCGACTATCTGAACACCGCCCAGTTCCCCGAGGCGACGTTCAGATCGACCGACTTTGCCGCCGAGAGCGATACGGCGGGCACCGTCACCGGCGATCTGACGATCATGGGCCAGACCAATCCCGCGACCTTCGATGTCACGTTGGTCGGCGCAGGGCGCGGCTATGCGGGTGATGAAGCGGGCAATCCCTTTATCACCGATCTGATCGGCATGACGGCGGTGACCACCATTGACCCGCAGGCCTACGGTCTTAACGCATTCT
- a CDS encoding Lrp/AsnC family transcriptional regulator translates to MSMDQFDLAILAALQRDGAMTNAALSELVNLSPSQCSRRRTALEEAGLIKGYAARLNAGGLGFGFRAITRVNLQSHGGRTDDSFARFVQQHPQIRAAFSVAGDADYVLDVRARDLEDFAEFLHQHLLPHPQVAHVRSEIVLKTLKEDEGVPLAG, encoded by the coding sequence ATGAGCATGGATCAGTTCGACCTCGCCATTCTCGCCGCATTGCAGCGTGACGGCGCCATGACCAATGCAGCTCTGTCCGAACTGGTGAACCTGTCGCCCTCGCAATGTTCGCGCAGGCGTACCGCGTTAGAGGAAGCCGGGCTGATCAAGGGCTATGCCGCGCGCCTGAATGCCGGGGGCCTGGGCTTTGGCTTTCGGGCGATCACGCGGGTCAATCTGCAAAGCCATGGTGGGCGCACCGATGACAGCTTTGCGCGTTTCGTGCAGCAACATCCGCAGATCCGCGCGGCCTTTTCGGTCGCGGGCGATGCCGATTACGTGCTGGATGTCCGCGCCCGCGATCTGGAGGATTTCGCCGAATTCCTGCACCAGCACCTGCTGCCCCATCCACAGGTGGCGCATGTGCGGTCGGAGATCGTGTTGAAAACGCTGAAAGAGGACGAAGGCGTGCCGCTGGCGGGCTAG
- a CDS encoding OmpA family protein — MKPRIIALAATASLFGLVACTDQYGNPTMSRTQQGAIAGAAVGAIAGATRDEDKNNQGQDAVKGALVGAAAGAVAGNILDRQAAALEQSISNPNVQIINHGSYLQVIMPEGILFATDSAAVSGPAQNDLYAVARNLNQYPNSRVEVIGHTDSTGAAAYNQDLSQRRAQSVAGILSAAGVNSGRLVAVGRGESQPVASNDTAAGRATNRRVEILIRPTQ; from the coding sequence ATGAAACCCCGGATTATCGCCCTTGCCGCAACCGCCTCGCTGTTTGGACTGGTGGCTTGCACCGATCAATATGGCAATCCCACAATGAGCCGCACCCAGCAGGGTGCCATTGCCGGCGCGGCCGTCGGTGCCATCGCTGGTGCGACCCGCGATGAGGACAAGAACAACCAGGGCCAGGACGCCGTCAAAGGCGCGCTTGTTGGCGCAGCCGCCGGTGCCGTCGCTGGCAACATTCTGGACCGTCAGGCCGCCGCGCTTGAGCAGTCGATCTCGAACCCGAATGTCCAGATCATCAACCACGGCAGCTATCTGCAGGTGATCATGCCCGAGGGCATCCTGTTCGCCACCGATTCGGCCGCAGTGTCCGGTCCGGCGCAAAACGACCTCTATGCCGTTGCGCGCAACCTGAACCAGTATCCCAACAGCCGCGTCGAGGTCATCGGCCATACCGACAGCACTGGCGCCGCCGCCTATAACCAGGACCTGTCGCAGCGCCGTGCGCAGTCGGTTGCAGGCATCCTCAGCGCCGCCGGCGTCAACAGCGGTCGCCTTGTGGCCGTTGGCCGCGGTGAAAGCCAGCCGGTCGCGTCGAACGACACGGCCGCGGGTCGCGCCACGAACCGTCGTGTCGAGATCCTGATCCGTCCGACGCAGTAA